In Candidatus Didemnitutus sp., the genomic window GCCGAGCACTTCGCGCTGGCGCGCGACGGCCGCCTTGCACCGCTGTTCGTAGACGCGACCGACTGGTCCGGCGTGCGCCGCGCCGCGGGCGATTTGCGCGCCGATCTCGAACGCGTGACAGGCCGCGCGCCGATGCTTTCGAGCGAGGCGCCCGCCGGCGGCGATGTCGTGCTGATCGGCACCGTGGGAAAAAGCGCGCTGATCGACGGACTCGTTGCGCGCGACAAACTCGACGTCAGTGCGATCCACGGGCGTTGGGAGGCGTTCCAGCTCGAAGTCGTGGAAAATCCCTTGCCCGGCGTCGCCCGCGCACTGGTCGTCGCCGGCAGCGACAAGCGCGGCACGATCTACGGCCTCTACGAGCTCTCCGCGCGCATCGGCGTGTCGCCGTGGTATTGGTGGGCCGACGTGCCCGTCGCGCGGCACACGACGCTTTCAGTTGCACCGGGGCGCCACGTCGAGCCGGGACCGACGGTGAAATATCGCGGCATCTTCCTTAACGACGAGGCGCCTGCGCTGACCGGCTGGGCGAAGGAGAAGTTCGGCGGGTTGAACCGCGAATTCTACGGCCACGTGTTCGAGCTGATCCTCCGCCTTCGCGGCAACTACCTCTGGCCGGCGATGTGGAACAACGCCTTCAACGAGGACGATCCGGAGAATCCGCGCCTCGCGGACGAATACGGCATCGTCATGGGCACCTCGCACCACGAGCCGATGATCCGATCGCAGCAGGAATGGAAACGCCATGGCAGCGGTGCGTGGGACTACGCGAAGAACGGCGAGGCGCTGCGGCAGTTCTGGGCTGACGGCATCCGCCGCAACCGCGACTTCGAGAGCCTCGTGACCATCGGCATGCGCGGCGACGGCGATGAGGCGATGTCGGAGGACACCAACGTCGCGCTGCTGGAGAAGATCGTCGCCGACCAACGCGAGATCCTGCGCCGCGAGACCGGCCGCGCGCCGGAGCAGGTGCCGCAGCTCTGGGCGCTCTACAAGGAAGTGCAGGCCTACTACGAGCACGGCATGCGCGTGCCGGACGACGTCACGCTGCTCTGGTGCGACGACAACTGGGGCAACCTCCGCCGCCTGCCGACGGCGGACGAGCGCGCGCGGAAGGGCGGCGCCGGCGTCTACTACCACTTCGATTACGTCGGAGATCCGCGAAACTACAAATGGCTGAACACGATTCCGCTGACGAAGATCTGGGAGCAAATGCACCTGGCGCATGCCTACGGCGCGGACCGCATCTGGATCGTGAACGTCGGCGATTTGAAGCCGATGGAGTTTCCGATCGAGTTTTTTCTGAGCTACGCCTGGCGCCCGGAGGCGATCGCCTACGAACAGCTCGACGCCTGGTCGCGCGCGTGGGCCGCGCGGCAATTCGGCGGAGACCACGCGACCGAGATCGCCGCGCTGATCAACGGCTACACGAAACTGAATCATCGTCGCAAACCCGAGCTGCTCACGCCGGAGACGTTCAGCGTCGTCAACTACCGTGAAGCGGAGGGTGTGCTCGCCGAGTGGCGGATGCTTGAGCAGAGCGCGCAGCAGGTTGAGAAGGCGTTGCCGACGGAAGCGCGCGCGGCTTTTCGCCAACTCGTCCTGCATCCGATCGAAGCCTGTCGCATCGTGAACGAACTCTACCTCACGGTCGGCCGAAATCGGCTCTACGCGGTCCAAGGGCGCGCCTCGACGAATCTGCTGGACCGGCAAGCGCGCGAGCTGTTCGCCGCCGATGCCGCGCTCACGGCACGGTGGGATGCGATGCTCGACGGCAAGTGGCGCCACATGATGGACCAGACGCATCTCGGCTATACTTACTGGCAACAGCCCACGACGAACGCGATGCCGGCCGTGACCGAGGTGCACGTGGCTGCGCGCGGCGCACTCGGACTCGCGGTCGAGGGCGATCCGCTGGCGCGTCCGGGCGATTATCCCATTCCGGCGGTGGCGAAACTTCCGCCGCTCATGCCGCTCGGTCCGCCGTCGCGCTGGCTCGATCTGTTCAATCGCGGTGCCACGCCGGTGCGTTTCACGATCGAAGCGAGCGAGCCGTGGATCAAGTTGAGCGCGACGAGCGGAGAGCTCGGGGCCGACACGCGCGTCGAGATCGCCGTGGATTGGAGCGCCGCGCCGACGGGATGGCACGAGGCGAAGCTCACGGTGCGCAGTGATGGCGCCGACGCTGTGCCGCTCGCCGTGATCGTGCCGGTGGATAATCGGCCGGTGGCCGGCAGCGGATTCGTCGAGGTGGACGGGCACGTCGCCATCGAGGCACCGCATTATCAGCGCGCGATTGCCGCTGCGGGCACAGAGTGGAAAACGCTCGCCGGTTTCGGTCGCACGGTGGGAGGTGTCACCGTTTTCCCGGTCACCGTGCCGCGCAGTCCGCCGACCGGAAATGGCGCGCGCTTGGAATACGATGTCGTCTTCCGCTCGACCGGTGAATTCAAGGTCGAGTTGACCTGTGCGCCGACGTTCGACTTTCAACCGGGGGAGCGGCTGGAGCTGGCCGTTTCGCTCGACGATCAGCCGCCGCAAACGGTGCCGCTCGCGCTCACCGCGACGCACCAGGAATGGCAGCGGTCAGTTTCCGATGCCGTGCGCAAGATCACGACGAAGGTCGCGGTGGCACAGCCCGGCCCGCATGTGCTGAAGATCTGGTGCGTGACGCCGGCCGTCGTGTTGCAGCGCATCGTAGTCGACACGGGTGGTGTGCGTCCGAGCTACCTCGGTCCCCCGGAGAGCCCGCACGCGGCCCCCTGATTTTCATGAAACTCGGTTTCGGTCTCTACAGACACATGCTCACGCCGGAGAACTTCGCCTTCGCGAAGCAGGCGGGAGCCACCCACATCGTCGCTCATCTGGTCGACTATTTCCGCGGCGGCGCGCACGTCGGTCCCGACGACCAGCCCACCGGCACTGACTGGGGCTGGGGCCTCGCCGGCGATCCCGAAAAACTCTGGACACGCGAGGAGCTCGTCGCACTGCGGCGCCAGGTCGAGGCCGAGGGCCTGGTGCTCGAGGCGATCGAGAACTTCGATCCGGCGCACTGGGGCGACATCCTGATCGACGGCCCGCGCCGCGCGGAGCACATCGAAAACGTGAAGACGATCATCCGCCGCGTGGGCGAGGCGGGCATCCCGATCTTCGGCTACAATTTCTCCATCGCCGGCGTCGCCGGGCGCACCAAGGGCAAATACGCCCGCGGCGGCGCGCCGGCGGTCGGCATGGAAGGCCCCTACGACCTTCCGATGCCCAACGGACTCGTCTGGAACATGGTGGTCGATCCCACGGCGCCGGCGCGCGACACGGGCACGATCCCGCCGGCGACGCACGACCAGCTCTGGGACCGCTTCAAGCGCTTCGCTGACGAGGTGTTCCCCGTGGCGGAGAAGGCGGGCGTGCGCATGGCGCTGCACCCGGACGATCCTCCGATGCCGTTCATCCGCGGCCAGCCGCGCCTCGTCTATCAGCCGTCGCTCTACCAGAAGGCGATCAACCTCAATCCGAGTCCGGCGAACGCGCTCGAGTTCTGCGTCGGTTCGCTGGCCGAAATGACCGAGGGCGACATCTACGACGTGGTCGACCGCTACAGCCGGCAGAACCGGCTCGGCTACGTGCACCTGCGCAACGTCCGCGACAAGGTCCCGCACTACAAGGAGACATTCATCGACGATGGCGAGGTCGACGTGCTCCGCGTGCTCGCGATCCTGAAACGGAACGGCTTCGCCGGCGTCGTCATCCCCGACCACGCGCCGCAGATGAGCTGCGCCGCGCCGTGGCACGCCGGCATGGCTTTTGCGATGGGCTATCTCAAGGCGGGCCTCCAAGCTCTCGATCGATGAAATCCGACGAAGCTTTCTCTCTGCGCAGTGAAACCGCGCTCATCACCGGTGGCGGCACGGGCATCGGTCTCGCCATGGCGCGCGCGATGCACGGCGCGGGTGCACGCGTGGTGCTCGTGGGGCGGCGTGAAGCCGAGCTGCAAGCGGCGGTGGCGTCGCTCGGGACGGGCGCTTTTGCCTTCGCATACGACGTGACGGATTTCGCGGGGGCGGCCGGGTTGGTCGAGCGCGTGACGCGCGACGTCGGTCCGATCACGTGCCTCGTGAACAACGCGGGCATCCACCTGAAAAAGACCGCCGTCGAGACGACGCCCGAAGAATTCCAGAAGGTGCTCAACACCCACCTCGTCGGCGCGCATGCGCTCACGCGCGCGGTGGCGCCCGGCATGATCGAGCGGAAGCACGGCACAGTTCTCTTCACCGGTTCGATGGCTTCGATCTTCGGCATTCCGCTCGTGATCGCCTACACGGCGGCGAAGACGGCGATGGTCGGAATGGTGAAAGGTTACTCGACCGAATTCGCCGCGCATGGCGTGCGAGTGAACTGCATCGCGCCGGGTTGGATCGAAACGGAGATGTCGCGCAAGGCGCTCGACGGTGACCCCGCACGCAAAGCGAAGATTTTCGACCGCACCCCGATGGGCAGCATGGGACAACCGGAAGACATCGGCTGGGCGGCAGTCTATCTGGCGTCCCCCGCGGCGAAGTTCGTCACCGGCGTGACGTTGCCGGTCGACGGCGGCGCGAGCATCGGGTTCTGACGGGGCGTGAGGCCGCAGCTCGGGCGGCGGCGCGGGCAATGATCAGCGCTCCTCGAGGCGCGCGTGCAGACCGACCATTGCGCCGACGAAGCCGCCGGCGACTCGGGTGGTGAGAAGCGAGGCGTCGAGGTCGGCCGCGAGCGTGTGCCACGTGGTGGCACCGGTCGCGTAGGAGAAGTTGCAGTGACCGCCGCGGCATTCGATCCGGAGGCTGAGCGAATCGGTCGGCGGCAGGACCGCGCGCGCGATCACCGTGGCGGTGCTGTTGTCGGCGCGTTCGAGAAAGAGTTCCGAGCTTTCACCGACCCGACGGATACCGAGAAAAAAGTGGCAGCGTTCATTCTGGAACGCGGCGATTCCTGCGGTGACGCCTGCAGCCGTTGGCGGGTGCATCGATGCGGTGAAGGTGAACTCGGCGTGTTGCACGCGGCGTGCGAGGAAGGCCGGGTGGCCGCGTCCGCGCAGATCGTCGGATCGCGCAGTGAGCGTGAGCGCGCCGGGTTGGGCGCTGAGGCTCGCGAATTCGGCGGGCGGCGTGCGCAGGCCGACCCACGTGGGTGCGAGCGCGGCGGTGGCGAAGGTGTCGCGGACGGTGAAGTTGCCAGCGAGCGGGATCGGCGAGGTTGCGGCGGGGAGCTGCGGCGCTTTTGCGATCAATGGCACAGACTCGCCGGGCGGCAGGATCACGGGCCAGGCGTCGTCGGTCCAGCGCACGGGCAACAGGAATGTCTCGCGGCCGGTCGCATAGAGGAGCGAAGCGGTGTCGTAGGGGCGGCAACCGAGGAAGGCGGACCACCACGACCCGTCGGCGAGTTGCACGAGGTCGGCGTGGCCGGTCGAGGTCACCGCGTTGGTGCGACCGGGTGGAAGGTCGCGTTGGGTGAGGATGGGATTTTGCTCCCAAGGTGTGAAAGGGCCGGTTGGGGCGCGACCGCGAAAGATGACTTCGGTGTGGCCCTCGGCCGTGCCGCCTTCGGCGCACATGAGGTAATACCACTCGCCGCGCTTGAAGAGGTGCGGGCCTTCGATCCAAACGGGATTCTGCTCGGGAACGGTGCCGCGGTCGACGAGCACGCGGCGCGGACCGACGAGCTTCTTTGCGGAGAGATCGAATTCCTGGATCCAGATGTCGCGGTGTCCGTCGTAGCGCGACGGGCCGGCGGGTTCGCCGTTGTTGACGATCCAGGCGCGACCGTCGTCGTCGAAGAAAAGCGACGGATCGATGCCTTCGAAGCCGAGCCAGACGGGATCGGACCACGGCCCGGCGGGATCGGCGGCGGTGACGAGAAAATTGCCGCCGCCGTCGACCATGGTGCAGATCACGTAGAATGTCCCGCGATGGTGGCTGATGGCCGGAGCGAAAATGCCGTGCGAGACTTCGAGGCCGGCGTAGGGAAGTTGCGTGGGACGGTCGATGACGTGGCCCAGCTGCTTCCAGTGCACGAGATCGCGGCTGTGGAAAATCGGGATGCCGGGGAAGTAGGCGAAGGTGGAGTTGACGAGGTAGAAGTCGTCGCCGACGCGGCAGAGGCTCGGGTCGGGGTAGAAGCCGGCAAGGATGGGATTGCGGTAGTGTCCGGTCGGCAGCGGCACGGTGGCCGCCGCATCGTGGCCGAAATACTCGCACCATTCGAAAACCGCCACGGGTGGGGAGTGATCCATTGCGCTGACTCGAGTCAGCACTGAGGCGACGAGGAGCGCGAGCGGAAGTTGGCGGAGTAGGGACGCAGGGCGGCGAAGGCAGGCACGAAGGCGAGACGCAAGGGTCATGGCAGGCTGACGGCGCGCACGCGCAGGAAGCGGCGCGGGTTGGCTCCGTTCAGCGGCACGGTGTCTTGGACTGTGACGGAGCCTGGCGAACCGGGGAGGAAGGTGGTAATCGTGCTCCAGCTTGCGAGATCGCTGCTGCCTTCGACGAAATAGCTGACGTCGGTGCCGTCCGGTCGGCGGGTGAAGGTGATTGTGAGGTAACGCTCCGAGCCGGAGATCACGCTGGCGACCGGCGTGGCGCAGCTCGCGACGCCACGTGCGGGCAAATCGAAGGCGTAGCGCGCAAAGTTCGTCAGGCCCGCGCCATCGGGGTCGGCGCCGGAGCCGCTGACGGCGTCGGAGTTGAAATCGCTGCCGGAGAAGTTGGCGACACGCCAAGCGGCGTAGGTGTCGGACGCGGCGGTGTCGCTGAGTTCGATCGTGGTGATGGAGTAGCTGGGCAACGAGACCATCCAGCGCGTGAGGTCGATCGTCGGCGTGCCGATGGCCGCCGGAGTGTTGGCGGCGCGATTGAGGCGGAAAAGCCGCGCGTGCCCGGTCAGCGGCAGACCGGCGAAACCGACGGCTTGCGCGCTGTTCGTGCGGTTGATCGCGACGATGACGTAGCGTTCGGGATGCGCAGAGTCGCGGCTGACGTAGGCGGAGACCTTGGCGGTGTTGCTCGAAGACGTCGCGAGCGCGGTGTCGCCGAAGCTGCCGTTGGCGCCGTCGAAGTCGCGATACATCTTGAAGCCCGCGAGGTCGAAATCGGCGCTCGTCGGGATCTTCATCGGCCAGTAGGTCGCGGCAAAGACGCCTTGTTGCCCGTAGACACCGAGGGTGTCGGCGACGGAGATCGCGCCGGCGATGTGGTGCGTGCCGCCGTTGTTCCATTCGGTGATGGCGAGGTCGGTGCCGGGCCAGTCGGCGGCGATCTTGGCCTGCAGGCGTGGGAGCAGTCGGATCGGTTCGGCGAGCCATTGGGCGACCCAGGAGTTCTCGGTGTAGGTCGGGTCCCAGAGGCTGCGCGGGCTTTGGACGATCGCTTGGATTTGGTCGTCGGTCAGCGTGTCGGAATCGAGTCCCGTGATGCGCGTGCCGCCGACGTAGGCTTCCGAATACCAATGGATGTCGAAGACATCGAGCAACCGCCGGCCGGCGGTCGTGGAGGCGGTCTTGAGGTCTTGGAGGTATTTGTCGGCGAACCAATTTGAGCCGCCGAACGAGTAGTTGAGGTCCCACGCGACCATGCCGCTGAAACCGAAATGCGCGGGACCGAAAATCTTGGCGGTGGGCGCGACGTCCTTCACGGATTTGGCGAGCGCGATGGTATTCGCGATGAACGTATCGGGCGTGGGCAGGGCGGTCGCGATCTCCGCGTGCGTGCTGGCCCAGAGATCGGGCTCGTTGTCGAGGCTGACGAAGACGGGTTGCGCGGGGTCGGTGTAGATGCCGCCGGGGACGAGTTGGTCCATCGCCCAGATGAATTCGTCGGCGTAGACGTAGGCGTCGTTCGTCGGTGGCGTGAGCGTGAACGCGCCGGCGGTGGCGATCGGCTTCTGGTAGACGAGCTGCTTGAAGCGCGTGGCGAGGCGCGTCGCGAGTGGCGTGACGGCGGTGACGTCGTCGCCGTTCTTATCGGCGGCGACGTAGCCGAGGAGCGGCACGGTGAGCAGCGTGGCGTTGCCGCGGGTGCGGTCGGCGGCGAGGAGGCTGCGGACGGCTTCGCCGGGCGTGTCGGAATCGGAGAGGTAACCGTCGTTGTGATAATACCAGTCGTTGCCGGCGTTGGAGGCGTTGTTCTCCCAGTTGTAGGCGGTCCAGCGGTTGCCGCCGAAGCGGTTCAGAGTGAGGTGGCGCAGGAAGAGCGCGGATTTTTCGTAGAAATTCAGGCCGTAGATCCAGGGCGAGATCGGGCGCGTCGTCGCCGGATCGGCGGTGAGCGTAACGTCGGCTACGCTCGGCGGCGGAGGATCGACGATCGGAATGGAGCCGGTGAGCACGCCTTGGTTGCCGGCGGGATCGGTGACCGTGATGCGGTATTGGAGCGTGGCACCGCGCGTGAGGCCAGTGAGGGCGGCGACGTGGCTGCTGGCGATGACGGCAGGACCGGTGAACGTGTGGCTGTAGTCACCGTAGCCCCAGTCGATCTGGTAGGTCGCGGCTTCGTCGGTCGTGAACGGCAGCGCGAGCGTGTCGTAGTCGACGGTGGGCGTGCCGAGGGCGATTTGCGGCGGGAGGACGTCAGTGATCGTGCCGAGCCGGACGTTATCGAGGAAGAAATGCGGCCGCTCGTCCGAGGAGCGGTTGAAGAGCACGAACCGGAAGAAACTGGCGGTGTTCGGTTGCAGATCGGCGAGACGGATCGAGACGTGGTGCCAGTGACCGTAACGCTGGTCAGTGGTCATCGCGTTCCAGCCCGGAATGAAATCGGCAAGCATGACGGTGTTGTGCACACCCGCGTCGTTGAGCAGGAACTCGATGACGTCCGCGCCGCTCGTGCCCACGAAGTAGACGTCGAATTCGAGGAGCTTCGTGTTGCCGAAATAATGCGGCGTGAGATGCATCCAGTAGTCGCCGATGTCGGCCAGGCTGAAGCCCTGCCAGCCGGAGGTGAATGTGGTCTCGATGGCGTTGCCCGTGCGCTCCGGCGCGGGAGCCGCGAGATCGGTGGCGGGCTCGCCCCAATTGGCGATGCGCCACTCGCCTTGCAGCGCGTCGGTGTAGGCGTCGAGATAAAGATAGGAACCGATGCCGACACCCACGCCCGCCGTGCAGGTGGCCGTGCCGCCCGGCCCCGTCGCGGTCAGTGTGTAGATGGTCGTGGCGCCGGGACTCACGGTGACGCTGGAGCCGTTCACCGGTCCGACGCCGTGGTCGACCGTCAGGCTGGTCACATCGGTCGTGGTCCAGCTAAGCGTGGCGGTTTCGCCGGCGGAGATCGTGGATGGCGACGCCGTGAACGAAGCGATGGTCGGCCCGGCAACCACGGCGCGCACCTGCGATGCGCTGGAGAGCGCCAGGTAGGAGATCAGAACGAGGGTGGCAGCGGAGCGGAGGCAATACATCGGAGGAATGGTCGAGTCGATGTAATGGATTGGGGAAACGCGCGGCCGGGATTACTCCGAAAAGGCGGCGCGGGCGAAGAATTTAGCCCAGGGCGCTGCACGCTGCCGATTCGGCGATTGGCGCGTGAACGACCGCGAGTGGCGGCGGTCGCTCAGTAATGTCCCGGGACGTGCTTGAGCTGAATCGACCGGTAGAATTCGAGCGGGTGCGCGGGTGGCTCGACGCCGGTGGGCAGAGGACGTTGGGAGAATTGCTGGAAGTAGAGCAGGCACGCGTCGCGCCAGTCGCGCGCGTCTTTCTCCTCGCGCGCGAGACGCTGTTGCACGTGGACGAAGCGCTCGTCGTCGATGCGGCCGCGGAGCGAATCCCACGCGCGCTGCATCGCGCGGACTTCATCCACGCCCTGCTGGTAACGCAGGCAGAGTTCGTCCCAGAGCGGACGACCGGACTTCATGCGAAAATCCCACGGCAGGCGGTGAAACCAGAGCAGGAGGTTGTCGGGACAGGTGGCGGGATCGCCCCAGTGTTTTTGCCATTCGGGCGCGTATTGGCCGAGGGCGTTGGTGCCACGGGCGGTGCGGTCGACGCCGATGCCGTTGGCGTCGGCGCGGTGGTAGTAAACGGCGGTCCAGTCGGCGCGCGGGCGGTCGGCGACCCACGGGCCGGGGCCGTAGTGGTGGCCCTCGGCCATGATGTGATGCAGGCCGAGCGGCATGGAGAAGTTGACGACCGTCTCGCGCGAACCGAGGAGCAGGCGCGAGATCGTGGCGACGACGTCGGCGTCGTGGCCGAAAGCGAGGCGCGTCCATTCGTCGGCGATCTGCTCGGAGGTGAGCGTGTGGTCCCACGCGAGGCGACCGAACGCATACCAGTTGGCCTGCGCGAGGAGATGGCCGGTCCAGTTGCGGTCGGTGCCGGTGTTGGCGACGCCGGCGATGACCGTGGGATGCTGGCGCTTCACGCTGCCGTCGACGAGGCGGGCGACGGTGGAGCCGGGGCCATTCGAGAACGTGTCGGCGTCGAGCGCCTCTTTCCATAGCGGGGCGAGGTAGGCGAGTTGGACGGAGTGGCCGAGGTATTCCTGCGTGATCTGCAATTCGAGCGCGAGGCGCGTGCGGGGCATGTGCCCGAAGAGCGGGGAGAAGGGTTCGCGCGGGAAGAAGTCGAGCGGGCCGTTCTTGATTTGCACGATGGCGTTGTCGCGGAACTGGCCGTCGAGCGGGGCGAACTCGGTGACGGCCTGCTTGATGCGGTCGTCGTGGTTGTCGGCCGAGTAGACGAAGGCGCGCCAGATGAGGATGCCGTGGTGCGGCGCGAGAGCGTCGGCGAGAAGGTTGGCGCCCTCGGCGTGGGTGCGGCCGTAGTCCTGCGGGCCGGGCTGGCCCTCGGAGTTGGCTTTGACGAGGAAGCCGCCGAAGTCGGGGATGAGCGCGTAGATTTCGTTGGTCTTGTCGCGCCACCACGCGGCCACGGCGGGATCGAGTGGGTCGGCGGTTTTCAGGCCGCCGATCTCGATCGGCGCGCTGAAACGCGCGGTGAGGTAAACGCGGATGCCCCAAGGGCGGAATTCCTCGGCGAGTGCGGCGACTTTTTCGAGGTAGGGACGCGTGAGGATCTGGGCGTTGGCGTTGACGTTGGTGAGGACGGTGCCGTTGAGGCCGAGCGAGGCGAGGGCACGCGCGTAGTCGCGGTAGCGCGGCGAACGGATCTCGGGGAGATAGAACCATTCCCAGAGGGAGAAACCGGCGTAGCCGCGCTCGACGGTGCGATCGAGGTTGTCCCAGTGGTTGAGGAGGCGATGCTCGATGCGCGGGGCGCTGGCGAGGTGCAGGTCGGCGAGCGAGTGGCGGAGCTGAATCTCGCGGAGGAGGGCGAAGGCGCCGTAGAGGACGCCGGCTTCCGTGTCGGCGGAGATGTCGACGGTGTCGGGGCGGGAACTTTCGATTTGGTAACCGTCGGTGGGCGCGGATGAGGACGAGGGGCTCGGACCGGTGACGGTGAGAATTTCGATGTTGGGCGCGAAGCCGAGGAGGCCTTG contains:
- a CDS encoding glycosyl hydrolase 115 family protein, coding for MTRTGPRLLAFVAVLLGSARLWASAPAGIETQPVAEHFALARDGRLAPLFVDATDWSGVRRAAGDLRADLERVTGRAPMLSSEAPAGGDVVLIGTVGKSALIDGLVARDKLDVSAIHGRWEAFQLEVVENPLPGVARALVVAGSDKRGTIYGLYELSARIGVSPWYWWADVPVARHTTLSVAPGRHVEPGPTVKYRGIFLNDEAPALTGWAKEKFGGLNREFYGHVFELILRLRGNYLWPAMWNNAFNEDDPENPRLADEYGIVMGTSHHEPMIRSQQEWKRHGSGAWDYAKNGEALRQFWADGIRRNRDFESLVTIGMRGDGDEAMSEDTNVALLEKIVADQREILRRETGRAPEQVPQLWALYKEVQAYYEHGMRVPDDVTLLWCDDNWGNLRRLPTADERARKGGAGVYYHFDYVGDPRNYKWLNTIPLTKIWEQMHLAHAYGADRIWIVNVGDLKPMEFPIEFFLSYAWRPEAIAYEQLDAWSRAWAARQFGGDHATEIAALINGYTKLNHRRKPELLTPETFSVVNYREAEGVLAEWRMLEQSAQQVEKALPTEARAAFRQLVLHPIEACRIVNELYLTVGRNRLYAVQGRASTNLLDRQARELFAADAALTARWDAMLDGKWRHMMDQTHLGYTYWQQPTTNAMPAVTEVHVAARGALGLAVEGDPLARPGDYPIPAVAKLPPLMPLGPPSRWLDLFNRGATPVRFTIEASEPWIKLSATSGELGADTRVEIAVDWSAAPTGWHEAKLTVRSDGADAVPLAVIVPVDNRPVAGSGFVEVDGHVAIEAPHYQRAIAAAGTEWKTLAGFGRTVGGVTVFPVTVPRSPPTGNGARLEYDVVFRSTGEFKVELTCAPTFDFQPGERLELAVSLDDQPPQTVPLALTATHQEWQRSVSDAVRKITTKVAVAQPGPHVLKIWCVTPAVVLQRIVVDTGGVRPSYLGPPESPHAAP
- a CDS encoding mannonate dehydratase, with product MKLGFGLYRHMLTPENFAFAKQAGATHIVAHLVDYFRGGAHVGPDDQPTGTDWGWGLAGDPEKLWTREELVALRRQVEAEGLVLEAIENFDPAHWGDILIDGPRRAEHIENVKTIIRRVGEAGIPIFGYNFSIAGVAGRTKGKYARGGAPAVGMEGPYDLPMPNGLVWNMVVDPTAPARDTGTIPPATHDQLWDRFKRFADEVFPVAEKAGVRMALHPDDPPMPFIRGQPRLVYQPSLYQKAINLNPSPANALEFCVGSLAEMTEGDIYDVVDRYSRQNRLGYVHLRNVRDKVPHYKETFIDDGEVDVLRVLAILKRNGFAGVVIPDHAPQMSCAAPWHAGMAFAMGYLKAGLQALDR
- a CDS encoding SDR family oxidoreductase; translated protein: MKSDEAFSLRSETALITGGGTGIGLAMARAMHGAGARVVLVGRREAELQAAVASLGTGAFAFAYDVTDFAGAAGLVERVTRDVGPITCLVNNAGIHLKKTAVETTPEEFQKVLNTHLVGAHALTRAVAPGMIERKHGTVLFTGSMASIFGIPLVIAYTAAKTAMVGMVKGYSTEFAAHGVRVNCIAPGWIETEMSRKALDGDPARKAKIFDRTPMGSMGQPEDIGWAAVYLASPAAKFVTGVTLPVDGGASIGF
- a CDS encoding glycoside hydrolase family 43 protein, whose protein sequence is MDHSPPVAVFEWCEYFGHDAAATVPLPTGHYRNPILAGFYPDPSLCRVGDDFYLVNSTFAYFPGIPIFHSRDLVHWKQLGHVIDRPTQLPYAGLEVSHGIFAPAISHHRGTFYVICTMVDGGGNFLVTAADPAGPWSDPVWLGFEGIDPSLFFDDDGRAWIVNNGEPAGPSRYDGHRDIWIQEFDLSAKKLVGPRRVLVDRGTVPEQNPVWIEGPHLFKRGEWYYLMCAEGGTAEGHTEVIFRGRAPTGPFTPWEQNPILTQRDLPPGRTNAVTSTGHADLVQLADGSWWSAFLGCRPYDTASLLYATGRETFLLPVRWTDDAWPVILPPGESVPLIAKAPQLPAATSPIPLAGNFTVRDTFATAALAPTWVGLRTPPAEFASLSAQPGALTLTARSDDLRGRGHPAFLARRVQHAEFTFTASMHPPTAAGVTAGIAAFQNERCHFFLGIRRVGESSELFLERADNSTATVIARAVLPPTDSLSLRIECRGGHCNFSYATGATTWHTLAADLDASLLTTRVAGGFVGAMVGLHARLEER
- a CDS encoding alpha-glucuronidase, which codes for MKFLRFASFALVILSVLIARPLRAEDGYRLWLRYDRIEDDTLRTAYIAQLTHLRLAATCIQANSPILASAKTELETGLQGLLGFAPNIEILTVTGPSPSSSSAPTDGYQIESSRPDTVDISADTEAGVLYGAFALLREIQLRHSLADLHLASAPRIEHRLLNHWDNLDRTVERGYAGFSLWEWFYLPEIRSPRYRDYARALASLGLNGTVLTNVNANAQILTRPYLEKVAALAEEFRPWGIRVYLTARFSAPIEIGGLKTADPLDPAVAAWWRDKTNEIYALIPDFGGFLVKANSEGQPGPQDYGRTHAEGANLLADALAPHHGILIWRAFVYSADNHDDRIKQAVTEFAPLDGQFRDNAIVQIKNGPLDFFPREPFSPLFGHMPRTRLALELQITQEYLGHSVQLAYLAPLWKEALDADTFSNGPGSTVARLVDGSVKRQHPTVIAGVANTGTDRNWTGHLLAQANWYAFGRLAWDHTLTSEQIADEWTRLAFGHDADVVATISRLLLGSRETVVNFSMPLGLHHIMAEGHHYGPGPWVADRPRADWTAVYYHRADANGIGVDRTARGTNALGQYAPEWQKHWGDPATCPDNLLLWFHRLPWDFRMKSGRPLWDELCLRYQQGVDEVRAMQRAWDSLRGRIDDERFVHVQQRLAREEKDARDWRDACLLYFQQFSQRPLPTGVEPPAHPLEFYRSIQLKHVPGHY